A single region of the Sphingomonas sp. LY29 genome encodes:
- the fabI gene encoding enoyl-ACP reductase FabI — MSGLLQGKRGLVMGLANDKSLAWGISKQLAEHGAELAFSYQGEALEKRVRPLADSLGSDFCFDCDVSDPARLDEAFATLQQRWDSLDFIVHAIGFSDKNELRGGYVDTSLDNFLMTMNISVYSFCAVAQRARRMMKPGGSMLTLSYYGAEKVIPHYNVMGVAKAALETSVKYLAADLGPEGIRVNAISAGPIKTLAASGIGDFRYIMKWNEYNSPLRRNVTIEDVGGAGLYLLSDLASGVTGEIHHVDAGYNVIGMKAEDAPDIATV; from the coding sequence ATGAGCGGACTGTTGCAGGGAAAGCGTGGGCTGGTGATGGGGCTGGCCAACGACAAGTCGCTGGCGTGGGGCATTTCGAAGCAGCTGGCCGAGCATGGCGCCGAGCTTGCCTTTAGCTATCAGGGCGAGGCGCTGGAGAAGCGGGTGCGACCGCTCGCCGACAGCCTAGGCAGCGACTTCTGCTTCGACTGCGACGTCAGCGATCCCGCGCGGCTCGACGAGGCATTCGCGACGCTGCAGCAGCGCTGGGACAGCCTCGACTTCATCGTCCATGCGATCGGCTTTTCGGACAAGAATGAGCTTCGCGGCGGCTATGTCGACACCAGCCTCGACAACTTCCTGATGACGATGAACATCTCGGTCTACAGCTTCTGCGCGGTGGCGCAGCGCGCGCGGCGGATGATGAAGCCGGGCGGGTCGATGCTGACGCTGTCCTACTACGGCGCCGAAAAGGTCATCCCGCATTACAACGTCATGGGCGTCGCCAAGGCCGCGCTCGAGACGTCGGTGAAGTATCTCGCCGCCGACCTCGGCCCCGAAGGCATTCGCGTCAACGCGATCAGCGCGGGGCCGATCAAGACCCTGGCGGCGAGCGGGATCGGCGACTTCCGCTACATCATGAAGTGGAACGAGTATAATTCGCCGCTGCGCCGCAACGTCACGATCGAGGACGTCGGGGGGGCGGGGCTCTACTTGCTGAGCGACCTCGCCAGCGGTGTGACCGGCGAAATCCACCATGTCGACGCGGGCTATAACGTGATCGGCATGAAGGCCGAGGACGCGCCCGACATCGCCACCGTCTGA
- a CDS encoding FKBP-type peptidyl-prolyl cis-trans isomerase → MKMILALAAPLLLLSACATAPKEPMTPAGPDFLARNAAVKRVVTTPGGLQYFVLKSGPKTGRAPVDGDTVTFDYEGKLTDGTTFDSSIARGEPLTGGVGDFVPGFTEALKLMRPGDDWIVWIPPALGYGERQSGPIPPNSVLRFRMILHSVTPAATTTTTTPQG, encoded by the coding sequence ATGAAAATGATCCTCGCGCTTGCCGCCCCGCTGCTCCTCCTGTCCGCTTGCGCCACCGCTCCCAAGGAGCCGATGACGCCGGCCGGACCCGACTTCCTCGCGCGCAACGCGGCGGTGAAGCGCGTGGTCACGACCCCGGGCGGCCTCCAATATTTCGTGCTCAAGTCGGGACCGAAAACTGGCCGCGCACCGGTCGACGGCGATACCGTCACCTTCGACTACGAAGGCAAGCTGACCGACGGCACGACCTTCGACAGCAGCATCGCGCGCGGCGAACCGCTCACCGGCGGCGTCGGCGACTTCGTTCCCGGCTTTACCGAGGCGTTGAAGCTGATGCGCCCGGGCGACGACTGGATCGTGTGGATCCCGCCCGCGCTCGGCTATGGCGAGCGCCAGTCGGGACCGATCCCACCCAACAGCGTGCTCCGTTTCCGGATGATCCTGCACAGCGTGACGCCCGCAGCGACGACGACGACGACGACGCCGCAGGGTTAG
- a CDS encoding YihY/virulence factor BrkB family protein produces the protein MDDLHSQSPEERRKRLARIRARFGRDAMERARREIKPLIIAKRVGLGLYNDGFIHAGNLAYLALLALFPFLILAAAIARLIGSGEATQLTVATILGRLPPDVGGVLAGPINEVLNGRSGSLLWFGAIVGLWTAGSFIETIRDIVRRAYGVKYGASFWQYRLASMAVILGSVILLLIAFGLTILMTSVHHFVVAQLPFSDGIGRTLGLYRIVPALTLFGTFYVIFLALTPKRYRIIECRKWPGAFVVTVWWLLTVELLPWGIGLFGGYELTYGSLAGVMVVLIFFFVIGLGVVAGAELNAALVEPGGRALKGEHYEGPFTDQLPVEEPGPDETGKRGAKATAKQGA, from the coding sequence ATGGACGATCTACATTCCCAATCGCCCGAAGAGCGGCGCAAGCGGCTCGCCCGCATCCGTGCGCGCTTCGGCCGCGATGCGATGGAGCGCGCGCGGCGGGAGATCAAACCGCTGATCATCGCCAAACGCGTTGGGCTCGGCCTCTATAACGACGGCTTCATCCACGCCGGCAATCTCGCCTATCTGGCGTTGCTGGCGCTGTTTCCCTTCCTGATCCTCGCCGCCGCGATCGCGCGCCTGATCGGCAGCGGGGAAGCGACGCAGCTGACCGTCGCCACCATCCTCGGCCGCCTGCCGCCCGATGTCGGCGGCGTATTGGCGGGTCCGATCAACGAAGTGCTTAACGGGCGCTCGGGATCGTTGCTGTGGTTCGGTGCGATCGTCGGCCTGTGGACCGCGGGCAGCTTCATCGAGACGATCCGCGACATCGTCCGTCGCGCCTATGGCGTGAAATATGGAGCGAGTTTCTGGCAGTATCGGCTGGCGTCGATGGCGGTCATCCTGGGGTCGGTGATCCTGCTGCTGATCGCGTTCGGCCTCACCATCCTGATGACCTCGGTGCACCACTTCGTCGTCGCTCAGCTGCCCTTCTCGGACGGGATCGGCCGGACGCTCGGGCTATATCGCATCGTTCCGGCGCTGACCCTGTTCGGCACCTTTTACGTCATTTTCCTGGCACTGACGCCCAAGCGGTATCGAATCATCGAATGCCGCAAGTGGCCGGGCGCGTTCGTCGTCACGGTATGGTGGCTGCTGACCGTCGAGCTGCTGCCCTGGGGGATCGGCCTCTTCGGCGGGTATGAGCTGACCTACGGCAGCCTGGCCGGCGTGATGGTCGTGCTGATCTTCTTTTTCGTCATCGGCCTTGGCGTCGTCGCGGGCGCGGAACTGAACGCGGCGCTGGTCGAACCGGGGGGAAGGGCGCTAAAGGGCGAACATTACGAGGGCCCGTTCACCGACCAGCTTCCGGTCGAGGAGCCGGGACCCGACGAGACGGGCAAGCGCGGAGCGAAGGCCACCGCGAAACAGGGGGCGTAG
- a CDS encoding J domain-containing protein — protein MDLYQQLGVSRGASEAEIKKAYRSLAKQLHPDRNQDNPKAAERFASVTRAYDLLSDKDKRARYDRGEIDEDGNPKMPFGGGYGGGGGYPGGSPRGGAGAEYPGGFGAGVDPADLSDLFEGLFSGAAGRRGGGFGGNAYNRARPQQKGADVAYRLKVPFVDAATMQEQRVTLAGGRKINLKLPKGVEDGAKIRLAGQGQEGPGGRGDAIVTIEIAGHAFFQREGNNIRLTLPVTLKEAVLGAKVKVPTPEGPVVLTVPKGSTSGKLLRLKERGFTGKDGKRGDQIVELAVDLPAGDAALEQFASGWDGGGNPRASLGV, from the coding sequence ATGGATCTCTACCAGCAATTGGGAGTCAGCCGGGGAGCAAGCGAGGCCGAGATCAAGAAGGCCTATCGGAGCCTGGCCAAGCAGCTGCACCCCGATCGCAATCAGGACAATCCCAAGGCGGCGGAGCGCTTCGCAAGCGTGACGCGGGCTTACGACCTCTTGTCCGACAAGGATAAGCGCGCGCGCTACGACCGGGGCGAAATCGACGAGGACGGCAATCCCAAGATGCCGTTCGGCGGCGGCTACGGTGGCGGGGGCGGCTATCCGGGCGGTTCGCCGCGCGGTGGCGCCGGCGCGGAATATCCCGGTGGCTTCGGGGCCGGGGTCGATCCGGCGGACCTCAGCGACCTGTTCGAAGGCCTGTTCAGCGGCGCGGCCGGGCGGCGCGGCGGCGGCTTCGGCGGCAACGCCTACAACCGCGCGCGGCCTCAGCAGAAGGGCGCGGACGTCGCCTATCGCCTGAAGGTGCCGTTCGTCGACGCGGCGACGATGCAGGAACAGCGAGTCACGCTGGCGGGCGGTCGCAAGATCAACCTCAAGCTGCCCAAGGGCGTCGAGGACGGCGCGAAGATCCGGTTGGCGGGGCAGGGGCAGGAAGGCCCGGGCGGCCGCGGCGATGCGATCGTGACGATCGAGATCGCGGGCCATGCCTTTTTTCAACGCGAAGGAAACAACATCCGCCTGACGCTACCGGTCACGCTCAAGGAAGCGGTGCTCGGCGCGAAGGTAAAGGTGCCGACGCCCGAAGGTCCGGTGGTGCTGACCGTTCCCAAGGGATCGACCTCGGGAAAGCTGCTCCGCCTCAAGGAGCGCGGCTTTACCGGCAAGGACGGCAAAAGGGGCGACCAGATCGTCGAATTGGCGGTCGATCTTCCCGCCGGCGACGCCGCACTCGAACAATTCGCCTCCGGCTGGGACGGCGGCGGCAACCCGCGGGCGTCGCTGGGGGTTTAG
- a CDS encoding cation diffusion facilitator family transporter, producing the protein MSGGHSHQHVHGEHRASLTNRAAIASISMALFLVVLKIYAAWATGSVAMLGSLADTALDLIASIITFLGVRWAAMPADSEHRFGHGKAEALAALVQVILISVSALGIAIRAVDRLNDDTPTQGFEAGIGVSLIAMVATVALLAYQRHVIKRTNSVAITTDHVHYQSDVLLNVSVIAALSLDQLFGWRLADPLFGIAIAAWLFYGAFRAASDAVDQLMDREWGEAERAEFLAAAREYPELTGLHDLRTRSSGVYKFVQFHAWVPGDWSLKEAHDRLEACEHALRDRFPGTEILIHLDPIGHTDRETILPSHMTEKAE; encoded by the coding sequence ATGAGCGGCGGACATTCGCACCAGCATGTCCACGGCGAGCATCGCGCCTCGCTGACCAATCGTGCCGCGATCGCCAGCATTTCGATGGCGCTGTTTCTCGTCGTGCTGAAAATCTACGCCGCGTGGGCGACCGGATCGGTGGCGATGCTCGGCAGCCTGGCCGACACCGCGCTCGACCTCATCGCCAGCATCATCACCTTCCTTGGCGTCCGCTGGGCGGCGATGCCCGCCGACAGCGAGCATCGCTTCGGCCACGGCAAGGCCGAAGCGCTGGCCGCGCTGGTGCAGGTCATCCTGATCTCGGTGTCCGCGCTGGGGATCGCGATCCGCGCGGTCGACCGGCTCAACGACGATACCCCGACGCAGGGGTTCGAGGCGGGGATCGGCGTGTCGCTGATCGCCATGGTCGCGACGGTCGCGCTGCTGGCGTATCAGCGCCATGTCATCAAGCGCACCAATTCGGTCGCAATTACGACCGACCATGTCCACTACCAGTCGGACGTGCTGCTCAACGTGTCGGTCATCGCCGCGCTCAGCCTCGATCAATTGTTCGGCTGGCGGCTGGCCGATCCGCTGTTCGGGATCGCGATTGCCGCGTGGCTCTTTTACGGCGCGTTCCGCGCAGCGAGCGATGCCGTCGACCAGTTGATGGACCGCGAATGGGGCGAGGCCGAGCGCGCAGAATTCCTCGCCGCAGCGCGTGAATATCCCGAGCTGACCGGCCTGCACGACCTGCGGACGCGATCGTCGGGCGTCTACAAGTTCGTCCAGTTCCACGCGTGGGTGCCGGGCGACTGGTCGCTCAAGGAGGCGCATGACCGGCTCGAGGCCTGCGAGCATGCCTTGCGCGATCGCTTCCCCGGGACCGAGATCCTGATCCACCTCGACCCGATCGGCCACACCGACCGCGAGACGATCCTTCCCAGCCACATGACCGAGAAGGCCGAATGA
- a CDS encoding PhzF family phenazine biosynthesis protein translates to MSTSLPFFQVDAFASAPFTGNPAAVMPLDHWLDDATMQAIAAENNLSETAFTVPSTSHEVDYDLRWFTPTVEVDLCGHATLASAHILIKGDRVRFSTRSGVLAVTRGEDGLLNLDLPAYPVVEGEEEGLLDALGVTGPIFLSRGGNGAAIVLLSDEAAVRAVSPDFTKLRKIDRLVIVTAPGDDHAVASRVFAAYHGIDEDPVTGSAHAALTPFWADRLGRNRFTALQASARTGVIECEHQGERVVLGGRAVTVIEGYFQIA, encoded by the coding sequence ATGAGCACCTCGCTGCCCTTCTTCCAGGTCGACGCCTTCGCGTCGGCGCCGTTTACCGGCAATCCCGCCGCGGTAATGCCGCTCGACCACTGGCTCGACGATGCCACGATGCAGGCGATCGCCGCCGAGAATAATCTGAGCGAGACCGCCTTCACCGTTCCATCGACATCGCACGAGGTCGACTACGATTTGCGCTGGTTCACGCCGACGGTCGAGGTCGACCTGTGCGGCCACGCGACGCTGGCGTCGGCGCATATCCTGATCAAGGGCGATCGAGTGCGCTTCTCGACGCGATCGGGCGTGCTGGCGGTGACGCGCGGCGAGGACGGGCTGCTCAATCTTGACCTGCCTGCCTATCCGGTGGTCGAGGGCGAGGAAGAGGGGTTGCTCGACGCACTGGGCGTGACCGGGCCGATCTTCCTGTCGCGCGGGGGTAACGGGGCCGCGATCGTGCTGCTGTCCGACGAGGCTGCGGTCCGCGCCGTGTCACCCGATTTCACGAAGCTCCGTAAGATAGACCGGCTGGTGATCGTCACGGCACCGGGCGACGACCACGCCGTCGCAAGCCGCGTGTTCGCCGCCTATCACGGCATCGACGAGGACCCGGTCACCGGTAGCGCCCATGCCGCGCTGACGCCCTTCTGGGCCGACCGGCTAGGCCGCAATCGCTTTACGGCGCTGCAAGCCAGCGCGCGCACCGGCGTGATCGAGTGCGAGCATCAGGGCGAACGTGTTGTCCTGGGCGGACGCGCGGTCACCGTCATCGAAGGCTATTTCCAGATCGCCTAA
- a CDS encoding acylphosphatase: MMVARHVIVTGRVQGIFFRAWTKQQADQLGVSGWVRNRSDGSVEAFLEGDETAVADLIERMRSGPSAARVDRLDEKAAEPSSDKGFSVRH, translated from the coding sequence ATGATGGTTGCCCGCCACGTCATCGTCACCGGCCGCGTGCAGGGCATCTTCTTCCGCGCGTGGACCAAGCAACAGGCTGACCAGCTCGGCGTTTCCGGCTGGGTCCGCAACCGATCCGACGGGTCGGTCGAAGCCTTCCTTGAAGGCGACGAAACCGCGGTCGCCGACCTGATCGAGCGGATGCGCAGCGGTCCGAGCGCGGCCAGGGTCGATCGCCTCGACGAAAAAGCTGCCGAGCCCAGCAGCGACAAGGGATTCAGCGTCCGACATTGA
- the pdxH gene encoding pyridoxamine 5'-phosphate oxidase, whose translation MADDPFVMFEDWFAEAKAAELCFPEAVAVATSTPDGRPSVRMVLMKDHGTDGFTFFTHGDSRKGSELAANPHASLLFHWKSLMRQVRIDGRVEEVSAAESEAYFATRSRESQLGAVASRQSRPLASREQFEREYAEAAARFEGKAVDKPGRWTGFRVIPEKIEFWQDRPFRLHDRLLFVRDGEGWTQSLLYP comes from the coding sequence ATGGCCGACGATCCCTTTGTGATGTTCGAAGACTGGTTCGCCGAAGCGAAGGCCGCCGAGCTCTGCTTCCCGGAAGCGGTCGCCGTCGCGACATCGACCCCCGACGGCCGGCCGTCGGTGCGGATGGTCCTGATGAAGGACCACGGCACGGACGGCTTCACCTTCTTCACGCACGGCGACAGCCGCAAGGGCAGCGAGCTTGCCGCCAATCCGCACGCTTCGCTGCTGTTCCACTGGAAATCGTTGATGCGCCAGGTGCGGATCGACGGGCGCGTCGAGGAAGTGAGTGCGGCGGAGTCGGAAGCCTATTTCGCGACGCGGAGCCGCGAGTCGCAACTAGGCGCGGTTGCGTCCCGCCAGTCGCGACCGCTCGCCAGCCGCGAACAGTTCGAGCGCGAATATGCCGAGGCTGCCGCGCGTTTCGAGGGCAAGGCGGTCGACAAGCCCGGGCGCTGGACCGGATTTCGCGTGATCCCCGAGAAGATCGAATTCTGGCAGGACCGGCCATTCCGCCTGCACGACCGCCTGCTGTTCGTCCGCGATGGCGAGGGGTGGACGCAAAGCCTGCTCTATCCATGA
- a CDS encoding GlsB/YeaQ/YmgE family stress response membrane protein, whose amino-acid sequence MTLILIIIVGGILGWLASIVMRTDGQQGILLNVVVGIVGALLGGFLLAPLLGGGSITTGDFSLPNLLISLLGAIILLAIVNLVRRGSVR is encoded by the coding sequence ATGACCCTTATCCTTATCATCATCGTCGGTGGTATTCTTGGCTGGCTCGCCAGCATCGTAATGCGCACCGATGGCCAGCAGGGTATCCTGCTCAACGTCGTTGTCGGCATCGTCGGCGCTCTGCTCGGCGGTTTCCTGCTTGCACCGCTGCTTGGCGGCGGTTCGATCACCACCGGCGACTTCTCGCTGCCGAACCTGCTGATCTCGCTGCTTGGCGCGATTATCCTGCTCGCGATCGTGAACCTGGTTCGCCGCGGCAGCGTTCGCTAA
- a CDS encoding SIMPL domain-containing protein, which translates to MMKSLIALAALGSVSLPAVATAQTAVVGVPSLAGTRLDVNARGEVSRVPDVAVITAGVQTLRPTATAAIEENATRMERVRAALRRAGIADRDIQTSSISLSPEYRYAENQPPALTGYRATNSVNVKFRDLKRTGTVLDALVAEGANQINGPNLTIDKPEAAYDEARVKAIAAGRARAELYARALGKRVVRILSVSESGAYVPPPMPYAADAVIAQGSRVAKTEIDPGVQEVQANVSMSFELQ; encoded by the coding sequence ATGATGAAATCCCTGATCGCACTCGCGGCGCTGGGAAGCGTGAGCCTGCCGGCGGTCGCGACCGCGCAGACCGCGGTGGTCGGCGTGCCCTCGCTTGCCGGCACCCGTCTCGACGTCAACGCGCGCGGCGAGGTCAGCCGCGTTCCCGACGTCGCCGTCATCACCGCGGGGGTGCAGACGCTCCGCCCGACCGCCACCGCGGCGATTGAAGAAAATGCCACCCGGATGGAGCGGGTTCGCGCCGCGCTTCGCCGCGCAGGGATCGCCGATCGCGATATCCAGACGTCGTCGATCAGCCTGAGCCCCGAATATCGCTATGCCGAAAACCAGCCGCCCGCGCTGACCGGCTATCGCGCGACGAACAGCGTCAACGTGAAGTTTCGCGACTTGAAGCGCACCGGCACCGTGCTCGACGCGCTGGTGGCCGAGGGGGCGAACCAGATCAACGGCCCCAACCTGACGATCGACAAGCCCGAAGCCGCCTATGACGAAGCGCGGGTGAAGGCGATCGCGGCTGGCCGCGCGCGGGCCGAGCTTTATGCGCGGGCCCTAGGCAAGCGGGTGGTCCGGATCCTGTCGGTCAGCGAAAGCGGCGCCTACGTGCCGCCGCCGATGCCTTATGCGGCCGACGCGGTCATCGCGCAGGGATCGAGGGTCGCGAAGACCGAAATCGATCCGGGTGTCCAGGAAGTGCAGGCGAACGTCTCGATGAGCTTTGAACTGCAATAG
- the mnmA gene encoding tRNA 2-thiouridine(34) synthase MnmA, translating into MSPTFDLPNGAETARIVVAMSGGVDSSVVAALAARTGAEVIGVTLQLYDHGEAARRPGACCAGQDIYDAKTVCDRLGIAHYVLDYESRFRTGVIDRFADEYAAGRTPVPCSLCNQGVKFVDLIAFARELGATCLATGHYVRRVERDGRVELWKGRDPARDQSYFLYGTTADQLDFLRFPLGNLPKSEVRRLASEEGLIVADKPDSQDICFVPNGDYASLVKKLRPETAAPGEIVHLDGTLLGQHQGVVHFTVGQRRGIEIGGQAEPLYVVRIDPNARQLVVGPRSALAVGGARVEGINWLAEDQVDVEAKVRSLARPVPARWDGSWLTFANPEYGVAPGQSAVFYDGDRLLGGGTIVETEAAREIEKAAA; encoded by the coding sequence ATGTCCCCCACGTTCGACCTGCCAAATGGCGCCGAAACGGCGCGAATCGTCGTCGCCATGTCCGGCGGGGTCGATTCATCGGTCGTCGCCGCGCTCGCCGCGCGCACCGGCGCCGAAGTGATCGGCGTCACGCTCCAGCTCTACGACCATGGCGAAGCCGCCCGTCGCCCGGGCGCCTGCTGCGCGGGACAGGACATCTACGATGCCAAGACCGTATGCGACCGCCTCGGCATCGCGCATTACGTGCTCGACTATGAAAGCCGGTTCCGCACCGGCGTGATCGACCGCTTCGCCGACGAATATGCGGCGGGCCGGACCCCGGTGCCCTGCTCGCTGTGCAACCAGGGCGTGAAGTTCGTCGACCTGATCGCCTTTGCGCGCGAACTCGGCGCGACCTGCCTTGCGACCGGCCATTATGTCCGCCGGGTCGAGCGGGACGGCCGCGTCGAACTGTGGAAGGGCCGCGACCCCGCGCGCGACCAGAGCTATTTCCTCTACGGTACCACCGCCGACCAGCTCGATTTCCTCCGTTTCCCGCTCGGAAATCTGCCAAAGAGTGAGGTCCGGCGGCTGGCAAGCGAGGAGGGTCTGATTGTCGCCGACAAGCCCGACAGCCAGGACATCTGCTTCGTCCCCAACGGCGACTATGCCAGCCTCGTAAAGAAGCTGCGTCCCGAAACCGCCGCCCCGGGCGAGATCGTCCACCTGGACGGCACCCTGCTCGGCCAGCACCAGGGCGTCGTTCACTTCACCGTCGGCCAGCGCCGCGGAATCGAGATCGGCGGGCAGGCCGAGCCGCTGTACGTCGTGCGGATCGATCCGAACGCGCGGCAGCTCGTCGTCGGTCCACGCTCCGCGCTCGCGGTCGGCGGGGCGCGGGTCGAGGGGATCAACTGGCTCGCCGAGGATCAGGTCGATGTTGAAGCCAAGGTGCGCAGTCTCGCTCGGCCGGTCCCGGCCCGCTGGGACGGATCTTGGCTGACCTTCGCCAATCCCGAATATGGCGTCGCGCCGGGCCAATCGGCGGTATTCTACGATGGCGACCGCCTGCTCGGCGGGGGAACGATCGTCGAGACCGAGGCCGCGCGCGAGATCGAAAAAGCTGCTGCCTGA
- a CDS encoding DUF1153 domain-containing protein, whose amino-acid sequence MLENQKIRPAQVIGPLGEPLTLDSLPPAGTTRWVVRRKAEVVAAVAGGLLTVDEACQRYTLSLEEFTGWQRAVDRSGMPGLRVTRIKHYRDQYERQQRY is encoded by the coding sequence ATGCTTGAGAATCAGAAAATTCGTCCCGCGCAGGTCATTGGACCGCTTGGCGAACCGCTGACGCTCGACTCGCTTCCGCCAGCCGGAACGACCCGCTGGGTCGTGCGCCGCAAGGCCGAAGTGGTGGCCGCGGTCGCGGGTGGTTTGCTGACCGTCGACGAGGCCTGCCAGCGTTACACGCTGAGCCTTGAAGAATTCACCGGATGGCAGCGCGCGGTCGATCGGTCGGGAATGCCCGGCCTGCGTGTCACCCGCATCAAACATTATCGCGATCAGTACGAGCGCCAGCAGCGCTACTGA